The Gloeobacter morelensis MG652769 genome contains the following window.
CCACGCCCTGACGCTGGTGCTGCCCAAGGGCAAAGTCTACGTCTACAAGTTCATCGTGGATGGCCGGGTGTGCCTCGATGCGATCAATCCCCAGCGGGTGGTGCTCGACAACGGCCAGCCCTGGTCGCGGGTGTTTACCGATCTGTGCCCGGAGCTATTGAGTTTCGAGCCCGCTGAAGTGGAATTGCTCGCCCGGCTCACCGGCAGCGTCCTGCCTTTGCATCGCGCCGAGCGCAGGTGCTTTATCGAGCGCTATTACGAACAGATCGACCGCGAAAGCCGCAAGATCGAGTACGCCCACACCCAGCGGCTGGATCGTTCGGTGGGCGTCGTCAACTTTATCGACAAGCTGCTCGCCCGCCAGGAGCGGCACCATCTGATCGCCTATCGCCTCTGTTTGCCGATAATCGACAAGCTGCTGCGCGCGGCCCATCCCGACCGCGAGCCGGCCCAACTGCCGGAGGCAGTCTTTGACGAATTGTGCCGGGCGATGGCCAGGGGCCGGGTGCCGGGGTGGGATTACACCGCCTACAATAGCCCCGCCTACTTCCTGCAGCTGTTGCGCCGCCATACCTTCACCGGCGCCTTTTCCCACCCCAAGTACGGCGGCAACGTCGGGGCGGCGGGCTGGGCGTATCTCGAAGAGCGCTACCGCAGCCCGGAGGGCGACACCCTGTTTGCCTGGCGGCGGGCCATCGAGTACCCCCTCGGCAGCAGCACCGTCTACCGCGGCTAGTCATCGTCACCTTTATTTTTTCTGACACTCGCCATGCACAACGATTTTGACGTGGTGATCATCGGCAGCGGCGCAGGCGGCGCACCGGTGGCCCACACCCTGGCCCAAGCCGGCAAAGCGGTCCTGGTGATCGAAAAAGGGCCGCTGTTTCGTCCCCAGTACCAGAGCCCGAACGGTCTGAGCGACTTCAAGCGCGACGAGCTGTTCGCCACCGGCCCCGAAAAGCGCATCCGCGTCCCCGGGGTGAGCAACTGGGGCGAGTCCTATTATTCCAGCCACGTTGAGCCCGATTTGAACGACGAGCCGCATATCTACCAGGGCGAGGACGGCCGCGATCGCGCCACGATCGAAGGCTACACCGCCCAGGTGGTGGGAGGCGGCACCCAGTTGTACGGAGGCGTCTCGCTGCGCTACTGCCCGATCGACTTTTGCCTGGGCAGCTTCAACGCCGAGCGCACAGATCTCAAGGACGACCCGGCGGGCGACATCCGGCGCGAGGCGCGCGACTGGCCCATCACCTACGCCGATCTCGAACCGTACTACGGCCGCGCCGAGCGGCTCATCGGCATCAACGGCACCCGTTCGGGGCAAGCCAAACCCTTCGGCGGCGATTATTACCAGCGGCCCCTGCCCCCCAACGCGATTAGCGACTACGTCAAGACCGGCCTGGACGCCCTGGGGCTCGCCAGTTACCGGACGCCGCTTGCGGTGATTACCGAAGATCACGCTCCGAGCGGCCGGTGTATCCCCGCCGAGAGCGAAGTGGCCAAATCGGGATTTATCAACCGCTACGGCGATCCGCTCGGCCTCAAGTCCAACACCTGGGTCTCGCTGCTCACGCCCGTCAGCCGTCTGGAAAATTTTGCGCTCTGGACCAA
Protein-coding sequences here:
- a CDS encoding gluconate 2-dehydrogenase subunit 3 family protein, giving the protein MSIVVLPQDDEYVLNYCARYLTRENQEIRHNYGQFEEQDALGSICESWRFPSVDSYWDGKDPETSYFYNRVTFVYKHSGSSPPGEVRLIGNFACLYESFLLQPVRFLGEPTVYHALTLVLPKGKVYVYKFIVDGRVCLDAINPQRVVLDNGQPWSRVFTDLCPELLSFEPAEVELLARLTGSVLPLHRAERRCFIERYYEQIDRESRKIEYAHTQRLDRSVGVVNFIDKLLARQERHHLIAYRLCLPIIDKLLRAAHPDREPAQLPEAVFDELCRAMARGRVPGWDYTAYNSPAYFLQLLRRHTFTGAFSHPKYGGNVGAAGWAYLEERYRSPEGDTLFAWRRAIEYPLGSSTVYRG